A single Seriola aureovittata isolate HTS-2021-v1 ecotype China chromosome 19, ASM2101889v1, whole genome shotgun sequence DNA region contains:
- the slc30a2 gene encoding zinc transporter 2 isoform X1 — MHPMQHVHQECEKKNLKKKNHVKFEESDHSFPDSKEQYPDFPFQNGGVAGAIELKRPIGAHCHGAKASACDDSVDKMLAKKKLYIASAICLVFMIGEVIGGYLAHSLAIMTDAAHLLTDFGSMMVSLFSLWISSRPPTKTMNFGWHRSEILGAFVSVMSIWIVTGALVYLATERIVRNDYEIDGHVMLVTSGCAVIVNIIMAYILHHSTTFHAHGSGYHHIDEDGQSPVAHGHAHTLLGGHGNTSVRAAFIHVVGDLLQSVGVMVAAIIIYFRPEYKVADPICTFLFSVFVLCTTVTILRDVFRILMEGSPKGIEFNSVKEVLLSVKAVKSMHSLHLWALTLGQALVSVHLAIEEGANPQSVLQEATDLLHTKFGFYSITIQVELYSEDMSHCSHCQDPSD, encoded by the exons ATcaagaatgtgaaaaaaaaaacttaaaaaaaaaaaatcatgtcaagTTTGAAGAAAGTGACCA ctCCTTCCCAGACTCCAAAGAGCAGTACCCCGACTTCCCTTTTCAGAATGGAGGCGTGGCCGGCGCCATCGAGCTGAAACGACCCATCGGCGCCCACTGCCACGGCGCCAAAGCCTCGGCGTGCGACGACAGCGTGGACAAGATGCTGGCCAAGAAGAAACTCTACATCGCCTCGGCCATCTGCCTCGTCTTCATGATCGGCGAGGTGATAG GAGGCTACCTGGCCCACAGCCTGGCCATCATGACTGATGCCGCCCACCTCCTCACAGATTTTGGCAGTATGATGGTGAGCCTGTTCTCCCTGTGGATCTCCTCCAGACCGCCCACCAAAACCATGAACTTTGGTTGGCACAGATCAG AGATACTCGGGGCGTTCGTCTCCGTCATGTCCATCTGGATCGTGACGGGGGCTCTGGTCTATTTAGCCACCGAAAGGATCGTGCGCAATGACTATGAGATTGATGGCCATGTAATGTTAGTCACCTCCGGGTGTGCTGTCATCGTAAATATTAT taTGGCTTACATCCTCCATCACTCCACCACCTTCCACGCTCACGGCAGCGGTTATCACCACATCGACGAGGACGGTCAGAGCCCCGTCGCACACGGCCACGCCCACACGCTTCTCGGCGGCCACGGCAACACGAGCGTCCGTGCCGCCTTCATTCACGTGGTGGGAGACCTGCTGCAGAGTGTCGGCGTCATGGTGGCGGCCATCATCATCTACTTTCGG CCTGAGTACAAAGTTGCAGACCCCATCTGTACattcctgttttctgtctttgtgctcTGCACCACTGTCACCATCCTCAGAGACGTCTTCAGGATACTCATGGAAG GTTCTCCTAAAGGAATAGAGTTTAACTCGGTGAAGGAGGTGCTGCTGTCTGTGAAAGCTGTGAAGTCAATGCACAGTCTGCACCTCTGGGCCCTGACGCTGGGCCAGGCACTGGTCTCCGTTCACCTGGCCATAG AGGAGGGCGCCAACCCTcagtctgtgctgcaggaggcCACCGATCTGCTCCACACCAAGTTCGGTTTCTACAGCATCACCATCCAGGTAGAGCTCTACTCTGAAGACATGAGCCACTGCTCCCACTGCCAGGACCCCAGTGACTGA
- the slc30a2 gene encoding zinc transporter 2 isoform X2 codes for MDNNAANSEKSQLIHEKNAKMYSLKLQSSFPDSKEQYPDFPFQNGGVAGAIELKRPIGAHCHGAKASACDDSVDKMLAKKKLYIASAICLVFMIGEVIGGYLAHSLAIMTDAAHLLTDFGSMMVSLFSLWISSRPPTKTMNFGWHRSEILGAFVSVMSIWIVTGALVYLATERIVRNDYEIDGHVMLVTSGCAVIVNIIMAYILHHSTTFHAHGSGYHHIDEDGQSPVAHGHAHTLLGGHGNTSVRAAFIHVVGDLLQSVGVMVAAIIIYFRPEYKVADPICTFLFSVFVLCTTVTILRDVFRILMEGSPKGIEFNSVKEVLLSVKAVKSMHSLHLWALTLGQALVSVHLAIEEGANPQSVLQEATDLLHTKFGFYSITIQVELYSEDMSHCSHCQDPSD; via the exons ctCCTTCCCAGACTCCAAAGAGCAGTACCCCGACTTCCCTTTTCAGAATGGAGGCGTGGCCGGCGCCATCGAGCTGAAACGACCCATCGGCGCCCACTGCCACGGCGCCAAAGCCTCGGCGTGCGACGACAGCGTGGACAAGATGCTGGCCAAGAAGAAACTCTACATCGCCTCGGCCATCTGCCTCGTCTTCATGATCGGCGAGGTGATAG GAGGCTACCTGGCCCACAGCCTGGCCATCATGACTGATGCCGCCCACCTCCTCACAGATTTTGGCAGTATGATGGTGAGCCTGTTCTCCCTGTGGATCTCCTCCAGACCGCCCACCAAAACCATGAACTTTGGTTGGCACAGATCAG AGATACTCGGGGCGTTCGTCTCCGTCATGTCCATCTGGATCGTGACGGGGGCTCTGGTCTATTTAGCCACCGAAAGGATCGTGCGCAATGACTATGAGATTGATGGCCATGTAATGTTAGTCACCTCCGGGTGTGCTGTCATCGTAAATATTAT taTGGCTTACATCCTCCATCACTCCACCACCTTCCACGCTCACGGCAGCGGTTATCACCACATCGACGAGGACGGTCAGAGCCCCGTCGCACACGGCCACGCCCACACGCTTCTCGGCGGCCACGGCAACACGAGCGTCCGTGCCGCCTTCATTCACGTGGTGGGAGACCTGCTGCAGAGTGTCGGCGTCATGGTGGCGGCCATCATCATCTACTTTCGG CCTGAGTACAAAGTTGCAGACCCCATCTGTACattcctgttttctgtctttgtgctcTGCACCACTGTCACCATCCTCAGAGACGTCTTCAGGATACTCATGGAAG GTTCTCCTAAAGGAATAGAGTTTAACTCGGTGAAGGAGGTGCTGCTGTCTGTGAAAGCTGTGAAGTCAATGCACAGTCTGCACCTCTGGGCCCTGACGCTGGGCCAGGCACTGGTCTCCGTTCACCTGGCCATAG AGGAGGGCGCCAACCCTcagtctgtgctgcaggaggcCACCGATCTGCTCCACACCAAGTTCGGTTTCTACAGCATCACCATCCAGGTAGAGCTCTACTCTGAAGACATGAGCCACTGCTCCCACTGCCAGGACCCCAGTGACTGA